One segment of Marinobacter sediminum DNA contains the following:
- a CDS encoding copper chaperone PCu(A)C has protein sequence MKIRTATVALLLALWSACGFAHDYALGHVKIDHPWSRPTPPGTPMGVGYLAITNSGDKTITLTSAETPRAARISIHQSSMKDGVMRMQPVKGGLTIPAGKTVELKPHGYHLMLEKLKSPLVEGESIPVTLRFDGAEAMDVELTVKPLDGGMRKQDMKMDHTGHNMEN, from the coding sequence ATGAAAATTCGAACCGCGACCGTTGCCCTGCTGTTGGCCCTGTGGTCTGCCTGTGGCTTCGCCCATGACTACGCTCTTGGCCACGTAAAAATCGATCACCCCTGGAGCCGCCCAACCCCCCCAGGCACCCCCATGGGTGTAGGTTACCTGGCCATCACCAACAGTGGCGACAAGACCATTACCCTCACCAGCGCCGAAACCCCCCGGGCTGCCCGAATCTCCATTCACCAATCCAGCATGAAAGACGGCGTAATGCGCATGCAGCCTGTGAAAGGCGGCCTGACCATACCCGCAGGCAAAACCGTAGAGCTCAAACCCCACGGCTACCACCTGATGCTGGAAAAGCTGAAATCGCCCCTGGTGGAAGGGGAGAGCATACCCGTCACTCTGCGGTTTGACGGTGCCGAGGCCATGGACGTTGAGCTGACGGTAAAGCCGCTGGACGGTGGCATGCGGAAACAGGACATGAAGATGGACCATACCGGACACAATATGGAAAACTGA